From Pulveribacter suum, a single genomic window includes:
- the metH gene encoding methionine synthase, which yields MSAVLVPPMKLSGLEPVLIGEGSLFVNVGERTNVTGSKAFARLILNEEYEKALSVARQQVENGAQIIDVNMDEAMLDSKAAMVRFLQLIASEPDIARVPVMVDSSKWEVIEAGLRCMQGKGIVNSISMKEGLDEFRRQARLIRRYGAAAVVMAFDEKGQADTYQRKIEICERAYRVLVDEVGFAPEDIIFDPNIFAIATGIEEHANYAVDFIESVRWIKANLPGAKVSGGVSNVSFSFRGNDPVREAIHTVFLYHAIKAGMDMGIVNAGMVGVYDDLDPVLRERVEDVVLNRRPDSAERLLEIAEATKGAAKDDSKKLEWRGTPEHPKTVGERLSHALVHGITDFIVEDTEEAYQDIVVARGGRPLHVIEGPLMDGMNIVGDLFGAGKMFLPQVVKSARVMKQAVAHLIPYIEEEKRQQEAAGLDVSSKGKIVIATVKGDVHDIGKNIVTVVLQCNNFEVINMGVMVPCHEILARAKAERADIVGLSGLITPSLEEMQYVAGEMSRDDYFRIKKIPLLIGGATCSRVHTAVKIAPQYDGPVVYVPDASRSVSVAQSLLGENKDNYLAEVRADYDHVRDLHARKKKTPLWPIDKARANAAQVDFAQFTPTVPRALGRRVLRNFDLAELVRYLDWAPFFQTWDLAGPYPAILDDEVVGEEARKVFADGQAMLKKIIDGRWLTANGVMGLYPANRVGDDIEFYADESRSQVLMTWYGMRQQTEKQLDAEGNLRPSRCLADFVATKESGVKDYAGLFAVTAGIGAEKKEKEFLDALDDYSNILFKAIADRLAEAFAECLHERVRRDLWGYAPHEALGNEELIREKYQGIRPAPGYPACPDHTAKVGLFELLQAGEIGMELTDSFAMYPASSVSGFYIAHPQATYFSVGQIGDDQVQDMAARRGMDLDELRRRLAPNLG from the coding sequence ATGTCCGCTGTCCTTGTCCCCCCCATGAAACTCTCGGGCCTCGAGCCCGTGCTGATCGGCGAGGGCAGTCTGTTCGTCAACGTCGGCGAGCGCACCAACGTCACCGGCTCCAAGGCGTTCGCCCGCCTGATCCTGAACGAGGAATACGAAAAGGCCCTGTCGGTGGCGCGCCAGCAGGTGGAAAACGGCGCCCAGATCATCGACGTGAACATGGACGAGGCCATGCTGGACAGCAAGGCGGCCATGGTGCGCTTCCTGCAGCTCATCGCCTCCGAGCCCGACATCGCCCGAGTGCCGGTGATGGTGGACAGCTCCAAGTGGGAGGTCATCGAGGCCGGCCTGCGCTGCATGCAGGGCAAGGGCATCGTGAACTCGATCAGCATGAAGGAGGGCCTGGATGAATTCAGGCGCCAGGCCAGGCTGATCCGCCGTTACGGCGCCGCCGCCGTGGTGATGGCCTTTGACGAAAAGGGCCAGGCCGACACCTACCAGCGCAAGATCGAGATCTGCGAGCGCGCCTACCGCGTGCTGGTCGATGAGGTGGGCTTTGCGCCCGAGGACATCATCTTCGACCCCAACATCTTCGCCATCGCCACCGGCATCGAGGAGCACGCCAACTACGCCGTGGACTTCATCGAGTCGGTGCGCTGGATCAAGGCGAATCTGCCGGGCGCCAAGGTCTCTGGCGGCGTGTCCAACGTGAGCTTTTCCTTTCGCGGCAACGACCCGGTGCGCGAAGCCATCCACACTGTGTTCCTGTACCACGCCATCAAGGCCGGCATGGACATGGGCATCGTCAACGCCGGCATGGTCGGCGTCTATGACGACCTGGACCCGGTGCTGCGCGAGCGCGTGGAGGACGTGGTGCTGAACCGCCGGCCCGACTCGGCCGAGCGCCTGCTGGAGATCGCCGAAGCCACCAAGGGCGCGGCCAAGGACGACAGCAAGAAGCTGGAGTGGCGCGGCACGCCCGAGCACCCCAAAACCGTGGGCGAGCGCCTGTCGCACGCGCTAGTGCACGGCATCACCGACTTCATCGTCGAGGACACCGAGGAGGCCTACCAGGACATCGTTGTGGCCCGGGGAGGCCGGCCGCTGCACGTCATCGAAGGCCCGCTGATGGACGGTATGAACATCGTGGGCGACCTGTTCGGCGCCGGCAAGATGTTCCTGCCGCAGGTGGTGAAGAGCGCCCGCGTCATGAAGCAGGCCGTGGCCCACCTCATTCCCTACATCGAGGAAGAAAAGCGCCAGCAGGAAGCGGCCGGCCTGGACGTCTCCAGCAAGGGCAAGATCGTGATCGCCACCGTCAAGGGCGACGTGCACGACATCGGCAAGAACATCGTGACCGTGGTCCTGCAGTGCAACAACTTCGAGGTCATCAACATGGGCGTGATGGTGCCCTGCCACGAGATCCTGGCGCGCGCCAAGGCCGAGCGGGCGGACATCGTCGGCCTGTCGGGCCTGATCACGCCCAGCCTGGAGGAGATGCAGTACGTGGCCGGCGAGATGAGCCGCGACGACTACTTCCGCATCAAGAAGATTCCGCTCCTGATCGGCGGCGCCACCTGCTCGCGTGTGCACACGGCCGTGAAGATCGCGCCGCAGTACGACGGCCCCGTCGTCTATGTGCCCGACGCGTCGCGCAGCGTGAGCGTGGCGCAGAGCCTGCTGGGCGAGAACAAGGACAACTACCTGGCCGAGGTGCGTGCCGACTACGACCACGTGCGCGACCTGCACGCCAGGAAGAAGAAAACGCCGCTGTGGCCGATCGACAAGGCCCGCGCCAATGCCGCGCAGGTGGATTTCGCGCAGTTCACGCCCACCGTGCCGCGGGCCCTGGGCCGGCGCGTGCTGCGCAACTTCGACCTGGCCGAGCTGGTGCGCTACCTGGACTGGGCCCCGTTCTTCCAGACCTGGGACCTGGCCGGGCCGTACCCCGCCATCCTGGATGACGAGGTGGTGGGCGAGGAGGCACGCAAGGTCTTTGCCGACGGCCAGGCCATGCTGAAGAAAATCATCGATGGCCGCTGGCTCACCGCCAACGGCGTGATGGGCCTGTACCCGGCCAACCGGGTGGGCGACGACATCGAGTTCTATGCCGACGAGTCGCGCAGCCAGGTGCTGATGACCTGGTACGGCATGCGCCAGCAGACGGAAAAGCAGCTCGATGCCGAAGGCAACTTGCGCCCCAGCCGCTGCCTGGCGGACTTCGTGGCGACCAAGGAGTCGGGCGTCAAAGATTACGCCGGCCTGTTCGCAGTGACGGCCGGCATCGGCGCCGAGAAGAAGGAAAAGGAATTCCTGGACGCCCTGGACGACTACTCCAACATCCTCTTCAAGGCGATCGCCGACCGCCTGGCCGAGGCCTTTGCCGAATGCCTGCACGAGCGCGTGCGCCGCGACCTGTGGGGCTACGCGCCCCATGAAGCCCTGGGCAACGAGGAGCTCATCCGCGAAAAGTACCAGGGCATCCGCCCCGCGCCCGGCTATCCGGCCTGCCCCGACCACACGGCCAAGGTGGGCCTGTTCGAGCTGCTGCAGGCGGGCGAGATCGGCATGGAGCTCACCGACAGCTTCGCCATGTACCCGGCGTCCAGCGTCAGCGGCTTCTACATCGCCCACCCGCAGGCGACGTATTTCAGCGTCGGTCAGATCGGCGACGATCAGGTGCAGGACATGGCGGCGCGCCGCGGCATGGACCTGGACGAGCTGCGCCGGCGCCTGGCGCCCAACCTGGGCTGA
- a CDS encoding glycerophosphodiester phosphodiesterase family protein, with amino-acid sequence MTTSLSLSRLRAPLVLLASCALLAACGGGDGDSGVRYQTLDGSPPQVIAHRGYSGLYPEQTRMAYEKAADAGADMLELDMHLTRDCQLVARHNAWLSDSTNVAEVAKTHAEVARRKRTTPGVWVPVKYPAVPANGPARYLSDQIDPQDPKSVLGPLVVDGEDHTGDWSISDFTLQELRDWLGGTTLDNRADRPTEWNGKLPLISAQDVIDIAAAKGRELGRTIPVYAETKNPYWNNQQAIANGCGAPGSRPLEDAVMKLLEKNKLNARDAPIYIQSFDPESLKYLRRVGMKAKGVQLIDGNDIDYRDGSMVYITDDEWTFISGRPYMWTLAGDARTFGDMLTPAGLAEIKTYADGIGPWKPQVLAHSVVPYKAGAGLKDVNTLADTGLIAAAHKAGLVVHSFTFRSEPARLAGVFKGDPVQEMLAYFRLGIDGVFTDFTPAGVQAKRAYEQELRQQQ; translated from the coding sequence ATGACGACCTCTCTTTCCCTTTCCCGGCTGCGCGCGCCGCTTGTCCTGCTCGCCAGCTGCGCCCTGCTGGCCGCCTGCGGCGGCGGCGATGGTGACAGCGGCGTGCGCTATCAAACCCTGGACGGCTCGCCGCCCCAGGTCATCGCGCACCGGGGCTACTCGGGCCTGTACCCCGAGCAAACGCGCATGGCCTACGAGAAGGCCGCCGACGCCGGCGCCGACATGCTGGAGCTGGACATGCACCTGACGCGCGACTGCCAGCTGGTGGCGCGCCACAACGCCTGGCTGTCCGACAGCACCAACGTGGCCGAGGTGGCCAAGACCCACGCCGAGGTGGCGCGCCGAAAGCGCACCACGCCCGGCGTGTGGGTGCCGGTCAAATACCCGGCCGTGCCCGCCAATGGGCCAGCACGCTACCTGAGCGACCAGATCGACCCGCAGGATCCGAAGTCGGTGCTGGGGCCCCTGGTGGTCGATGGGGAGGACCACACCGGCGACTGGTCCATCAGCGACTTCACCCTGCAGGAGCTGCGCGACTGGCTGGGCGGCACCACGCTGGACAACCGCGCCGACCGCCCCACCGAGTGGAACGGCAAGCTGCCGCTCATCAGCGCGCAGGACGTGATCGACATCGCCGCCGCCAAGGGCCGCGAGCTGGGCCGCACCATTCCGGTCTATGCCGAGACCAAGAACCCGTACTGGAACAACCAGCAGGCGATCGCCAACGGCTGCGGCGCACCCGGCTCGCGCCCGCTGGAAGATGCGGTGATGAAGCTGCTGGAGAAGAACAAGCTCAACGCCAGGGATGCGCCCATCTACATCCAGAGCTTCGACCCCGAGAGCCTGAAATACCTGCGCCGCGTGGGCATGAAGGCCAAGGGCGTGCAGCTGATCGACGGCAACGACATCGACTATCGCGACGGCTCCATGGTCTATATCACCGATGACGAGTGGACCTTCATCAGCGGCAGGCCCTACATGTGGACGCTGGCCGGCGACGCGCGCACCTTTGGCGACATGCTGACTCCGGCGGGCCTGGCCGAGATCAAGACCTACGCCGACGGCATCGGCCCCTGGAAGCCGCAGGTGCTGGCGCACTCGGTCGTGCCGTACAAGGCGGGCGCGGGCCTGAAGGACGTGAACACGCTCGCGGACACGGGCCTCATCGCCGCCGCCCACAAGGCGGGCCTGGTGGTGCACAGCTTCACCTTCCGCAGCGAGCCCGCGCGCCTGGCCGGCGTGTTCAAGGGCGACCCGGTGCAGGAGATGCTGGCGTACTTCCGCCTGGGGATCGACGGCGTCTTCACGGACTTCACCCCTGCCGGCGTGCAGGCCAAGCGCGCCTACGAGCAGGAGCTGCGCCAGCAGCAGTGA
- a CDS encoding shikimate kinase, which produces MQTRCALVGLPGSGKTTVGRHLARRLELPFIDLDQRLEDVLGSSIRQYFEECGEESFRDREQALLAELAAQPGPVVLSTGGGAVLRAANRAVLRSSFAQVFYLRATPEDLWRRLRHDRTRPLLQVHDPLGRLRELHQARDPLYREAAHFVIETGRPSVHTLVNMVSMQLEMAQRTTPQS; this is translated from the coding sequence ATGCAAACGCGCTGCGCCCTCGTCGGCCTGCCCGGTTCGGGCAAAACCACCGTAGGCCGCCACCTGGCGCGCCGCCTCGAGCTGCCCTTCATCGACCTGGACCAGCGCCTGGAAGATGTGCTGGGCAGCAGCATCCGCCAGTACTTCGAGGAATGCGGAGAGGAGAGCTTTCGCGACCGCGAGCAGGCCCTGCTGGCCGAGCTGGCCGCCCAGCCCGGGCCCGTGGTGCTGTCCACGGGCGGGGGCGCCGTGCTGCGGGCAGCCAACCGCGCCGTGCTGCGCAGCAGCTTTGCCCAGGTGTTTTACCTGCGCGCCACACCCGAGGACCTGTGGCGGCGCCTGCGCCATGACCGCACCCGGCCGCTGCTGCAGGTGCACGACCCGCTGGGGCGCCTGCGCGAGCTGCACCAGGCACGCGACCCGCTGTACCGCGAAGCGGCGCATTTCGTCATCGAGACCGGCCGCCCCAGCGTGCATACCCTGGTGAACATGGTGTCCATGCAGCTGGAGATGGCGCAGCGGACCACGCCGCAGTCCTGA
- a CDS encoding YihY/virulence factor BrkB family protein — MPAFFDALKARVQSLLQPFHPFIRAASLWSDADGPRMSAAMSFYGMLSLAPLLLLLVGVLGWWFDRAYLESSLVAQVQGVVGERVADVVRGALESAKEPAQGRLASIAALVLLASGATGVFVELQSALERLWATETAKDPVGGRPAWWRLASLRLRGLAYVLAIGFLLLVSLVLSTAIKVVATWAGNWLPFDSAGVVLNLINELVAFVVTVLLFVGLMRMGGGRHPPMACLLFGGFVGALLFTVGKQALAFYLSTAAVVSAYGAAGSLVVLLMWIYFSSAVLLFAASSARALHEQTRPLEAAAARPACADDGAPGPRKPPPARFEQPADFTELARMARGKPPSGSTAPPKKA; from the coding sequence ATGCCCGCTTTTTTCGACGCGCTCAAGGCGCGTGTGCAGTCGCTGCTCCAGCCCTTTCATCCCTTCATCCGCGCCGCATCGCTGTGGTCGGACGCGGACGGGCCGCGCATGAGCGCCGCCATGTCGTTCTACGGCATGCTCAGCCTGGCGCCCCTGCTGCTGCTGCTGGTGGGCGTGCTGGGCTGGTGGTTTGACCGCGCCTACCTGGAAAGCAGCCTGGTCGCCCAGGTGCAAGGCGTTGTCGGCGAGCGCGTCGCTGATGTCGTGCGCGGCGCGCTGGAAAGCGCCAAGGAGCCGGCGCAGGGCCGCCTCGCCTCCATCGCGGCGCTGGTGCTGCTGGCTTCGGGTGCCACGGGGGTGTTCGTGGAGCTGCAATCGGCGCTGGAGCGCTTGTGGGCCACCGAGACGGCCAAGGACCCGGTCGGCGGCCGGCCGGCCTGGTGGCGGCTGGCCTCGCTGCGCCTGCGCGGGCTGGCCTATGTGCTGGCCATCGGCTTTTTGCTGCTGGTGTCGCTGGTGCTGTCCACCGCCATCAAGGTGGTGGCCACATGGGCCGGCAACTGGCTGCCGTTCGACTCCGCGGGCGTGGTGCTCAACCTGATCAACGAGCTGGTGGCCTTCGTCGTCACGGTGCTGCTGTTCGTCGGGCTGATGCGCATGGGCGGCGGGCGCCATCCACCCATGGCCTGCCTGCTGTTCGGCGGCTTCGTGGGGGCGCTGCTGTTCACCGTGGGCAAGCAGGCGCTGGCGTTCTACCTGTCCACCGCGGCCGTGGTCTCGGCCTACGGCGCGGCCGGCTCGCTGGTGGTGCTGCTGATGTGGATCTACTTCTCGTCGGCCGTGCTGCTGTTTGCCGCCAGCAGCGCCCGCGCCCTGCATGAGCAGACCCGCCCCCTGGAGGCCGCCGCCGCCCGCCCGGCCTGCGCCGACGACGGCGCTCCCGGCCCCCGCAAGCCGCCGCCCGCCCGGTTCGAGCAGCCCGCCGACTTCACCGAACTGGCCCGCATGGCCAGAGGCAAGCCACCGTCAGGCAGCACCGCTCCGCCAAAAAAAGCATAA
- a CDS encoding ferredoxin--NADP reductase: MSAFLEERVLSVHHWTDRLFSFTTTRDPALRFSNGHFTMIGLKVDGKPLLRAYSIVSANYEEHLEFLSIKVPDGPLTSRLQHIQVGDTIVVGKKPTGTLLIDYLLPAKRLYLISTGTGLAPFLSVIRDPETYEKFEEVILIHGVRQVGELAYHDYITQELPQHEFLGELVSRQLKYYPTVTREAFRNQGRTSDLIESGKLFSDLGVPPLSPLEDRVMLCGSPEMLASLKELLEKRDFEEGNTTRPGDFVIERAFVEK; the protein is encoded by the coding sequence ATGAGCGCTTTCCTCGAAGAACGTGTCCTGTCGGTGCACCACTGGACCGACCGCCTGTTTTCCTTCACCACCACGCGCGATCCGGCGCTGCGGTTCTCCAACGGCCACTTCACCATGATCGGCCTGAAGGTGGACGGCAAGCCGCTCCTGCGCGCCTACAGCATCGTCAGTGCCAACTACGAGGAGCACCTGGAGTTCCTGTCGATCAAGGTGCCGGACGGCCCGCTGACCTCGCGCCTGCAGCACATCCAGGTGGGCGACACCATCGTCGTGGGCAAGAAGCCCACCGGCACGCTGCTGATCGACTATCTGCTGCCGGCCAAGCGCCTGTACCTGATCTCCACCGGCACCGGCCTGGCGCCCTTCCTGAGCGTCATCCGCGACCCGGAGACCTATGAGAAGTTCGAGGAGGTCATCCTGATCCACGGCGTGCGCCAAGTGGGCGAGCTGGCCTACCACGACTACATCACGCAGGAGCTGCCGCAGCACGAGTTCCTGGGCGAGCTGGTCAGCAGGCAGCTCAAGTACTACCCCACCGTGACGCGCGAAGCGTTTCGCAACCAGGGCCGCACCAGCGACCTGATCGAAAGCGGCAAGCTGTTTTCCGACCTGGGCGTGCCGCCGCTGTCGCCGCTGGAAGACCGCGTCATGCTGTGCGGCAGCCCGGAGATGCTGGCCTCGCTCAAGGAGCTGCTGGAAAAGCGCGACTTCGAGGAAGGCAACACCACGCGGCCGGGCGACTTCGTCATCGAGCGGGCGTTTGTGGAGAAGTGA
- a CDS encoding ABC transporter substrate-binding protein: protein MPIRLHFLVPALALSLLAPAAFAQGSYKIGEINSYKAQPAFLEPYKKGMELAVEQVNAAGGVAGRTLQLVTRDDNGNPADAVRAAEELHAREKIDVLMGSFLSHVGLALTDYAQQKKRFFLAAEPLTDKIVWGEGNRYTFRLRPSTYMQVAMLVPEAARLNKKRWAIVYPNYEYGQSAVATFKQLMAAAQPGVEFVAEQATPLGKVDAGSVVQALADAKPDAIFNVLFAADLAKFVREGNTRGLFEQRAVVSLLSGEPEYLDTLKTETPTGWIVTGYPWYAIKTPEHQAFLDAYQKRFKDYPRAGSVVGYNAILSVAAGLKKAGSADTEKLIAAFRGLEVATPFGPITYRAQDHQSTMGAYVGTTAQHSGKGVMVRFQYMDGGKFQPSDEEVKKLRPAAP from the coding sequence ATGCCGATTCGTTTGCACTTTCTCGTCCCGGCCCTTGCCCTGTCCCTGCTCGCGCCAGCCGCCTTCGCCCAGGGCAGCTACAAGATCGGCGAGATCAACAGCTACAAGGCCCAGCCGGCCTTCCTGGAGCCCTACAAGAAGGGCATGGAGCTGGCGGTGGAACAGGTCAACGCCGCTGGCGGCGTGGCGGGGCGCACGCTGCAGCTGGTCACCCGCGACGACAACGGCAACCCGGCCGACGCCGTGCGCGCCGCCGAGGAGCTGCATGCGCGCGAGAAGATCGACGTGCTGATGGGCAGCTTCCTGTCGCACGTCGGCCTGGCGCTGACGGACTACGCGCAGCAGAAAAAGCGCTTCTTCCTGGCCGCCGAGCCGCTCACGGACAAGATCGTGTGGGGCGAAGGCAACCGCTACACCTTCCGCCTGCGGCCGTCGACCTACATGCAGGTGGCCATGCTGGTGCCCGAGGCGGCGCGGCTGAACAAGAAGCGCTGGGCCATCGTCTATCCCAACTACGAGTACGGCCAGTCGGCCGTGGCCACGTTCAAGCAGCTGATGGCCGCTGCCCAGCCGGGTGTGGAGTTCGTCGCCGAACAGGCCACGCCCCTGGGCAAGGTGGACGCCGGCAGCGTGGTGCAGGCGCTGGCAGATGCGAAGCCAGACGCCATCTTCAACGTGCTGTTCGCCGCCGATCTGGCCAAGTTCGTGCGCGAGGGCAACACGCGCGGGCTGTTCGAGCAGCGCGCCGTGGTGAGCCTCTTGTCCGGCGAGCCCGAGTACCTGGACACGCTCAAGACCGAAACCCCCACCGGCTGGATCGTCACCGGCTACCCCTGGTACGCCATCAAGACGCCCGAGCACCAGGCCTTCCTGGACGCCTACCAAAAGCGCTTCAAGGACTACCCGCGCGCCGGCTCGGTGGTGGGCTACAACGCCATCCTGTCGGTGGCCGCGGGCTTGAAGAAGGCCGGCAGCGCCGACACCGAAAAGCTCATCGCCGCCTTCCGCGGGTTGGAGGTGGCAACGCCCTTCGGCCCCATCACCTACCGCGCGCAGGACCACCAGTCCACCATGGGCGCCTACGTGGGCACGACGGCGCAGCACAGCGGCAAGGGCGTGATGGTTCGATTCCAGTACATGGACGGCGGCAAGTTCCAGCCTTCCGATGAGGAAGTGAAGAAGCTGCGCCCCGCGGCCCCCTGA
- a CDS encoding ABC transporter permease — translation MDFSGLLAQLLNGLAGASTLFLVAAGLSLIFGVTRIVNFAHGSFYMLGLFVAYSCVERLSGSLGFWPALALAPLAVGLLGAAVEVALLRRLYRAPELLQLLSTFALVLVIKDAALWLWGPEELFGPRAPGLEGAVDLLGRRFPAYDLFLIAVGPIVLLLLWLLLTRTRWGTLVRAATQDREMLGALGVNQAWLFTGVFALGALLAGLGGALQLPREPASLELDMLTIGAAFVVVVVGGMGSLPGAFVAALVIAELKAVCIWLGVVQIGPLQVAFPKLTLVVEFLVMAVVLVWRPWGLLGRPQAAARTPGASEQPLRPAGRAATAAWWALLAALALLPLAAGQGSYATVLLTDMAIAALFAASLHFILGPGGMHSFGHAAYFGLGAYGAALLVRWAGAPFGVVLVLAPLLAAAGALLYGWFCVRLSGVYLTMLTLAFAQITWAIAFQWDGVTGGSNGLTGVWPPEALAQGAGFYWLTLAVCAAGLYGLRRMLFAPLGWSLRAARDSAARAQAIGLDVRGTQWAAFTLAGLFAGLAGALAAYSKGGVAPDVLAVGKSVDALVMVLLGGMQTLAGPIVGAGAFTGLHDSVARGTEYWRALLGGAMLALVLLFPQGISGFAQAWQARAAMKRGAP, via the coding sequence ATGGACTTCTCCGGCCTGCTGGCGCAGCTGCTCAACGGCCTGGCGGGCGCGTCCACACTGTTTCTGGTGGCGGCGGGCCTGTCGCTGATCTTCGGCGTCACGCGCATCGTCAACTTCGCCCACGGCTCGTTCTACATGCTGGGGCTGTTCGTGGCGTATTCGTGCGTCGAGCGGCTGTCGGGCTCCCTGGGTTTCTGGCCCGCGCTGGCCCTGGCGCCGCTGGCCGTGGGCCTGCTGGGCGCGGCGGTCGAGGTGGCGCTGCTGCGGCGGCTGTACCGCGCGCCGGAGCTGCTGCAGCTGCTGTCCACCTTCGCGCTGGTGCTGGTCATCAAGGATGCGGCGCTGTGGCTGTGGGGGCCCGAAGAACTCTTCGGCCCGCGCGCGCCGGGCCTGGAGGGCGCGGTGGACCTGCTGGGCCGGCGCTTCCCAGCCTACGACCTGTTTTTGATCGCCGTCGGCCCCATCGTGCTGCTGCTGCTGTGGCTGCTGCTCACGCGCACGCGCTGGGGCACGCTGGTGCGCGCGGCCACGCAAGACCGCGAGATGCTGGGCGCCCTGGGCGTGAACCAGGCCTGGCTGTTCACGGGCGTGTTCGCCCTGGGCGCGCTGCTGGCCGGCCTGGGCGGCGCGCTGCAGCTGCCGCGCGAGCCCGCCAGCCTGGAGCTGGACATGCTGACCATCGGCGCTGCCTTCGTGGTGGTGGTGGTGGGCGGCATGGGTTCGCTGCCCGGGGCGTTCGTCGCCGCGCTGGTCATCGCGGAGCTGAAGGCCGTGTGCATCTGGCTGGGCGTGGTGCAGATCGGCCCGCTGCAGGTGGCCTTCCCCAAGCTCACGCTGGTGGTCGAATTCCTGGTCATGGCGGTTGTCCTCGTCTGGCGCCCCTGGGGCCTGCTGGGCCGCCCCCAGGCCGCCGCGCGCACGCCGGGCGCGTCCGAGCAGCCGCTGCGCCCGGCCGGCCGTGCCGCCACGGCGGCGTGGTGGGCGCTGCTGGCGGCGCTGGCGCTGCTGCCACTGGCGGCAGGCCAGGGCAGCTACGCCACCGTGCTGCTGACCGACATGGCCATCGCCGCGCTGTTTGCCGCCAGCCTGCACTTCATCCTGGGGCCGGGCGGCATGCACTCCTTTGGCCATGCGGCCTACTTCGGCCTGGGGGCCTACGGCGCGGCGCTGCTGGTGCGCTGGGCGGGGGCGCCGTTCGGCGTGGTGCTGGTGCTGGCGCCGCTGCTGGCGGCAGCGGGCGCGCTGCTCTACGGCTGGTTTTGCGTGCGCCTGTCGGGCGTGTACCTGACCATGCTCACGCTGGCGTTTGCGCAGATCACCTGGGCCATCGCCTTTCAGTGGGACGGCGTGACGGGCGGCAGCAACGGCCTGACCGGCGTCTGGCCGCCCGAGGCGCTCGCGCAGGGCGCGGGCTTTTACTGGCTGACGCTGGCCGTCTGCGCGGCCGGGCTGTATGGGCTGCGGCGCATGCTGTTCGCGCCGCTGGGCTGGTCGCTGCGCGCCGCGCGCGACTCGGCCGCCCGGGCGCAGGCCATCGGCCTGGACGTGCGCGGCACGCAATGGGCGGCCTTCACCCTGGCGGGGCTGTTCGCCGGCCTGGCGGGCGCGCTGGCGGCGTATTCCAAGGGCGGCGTGGCGCCCGACGTGCTGGCGGTGGGCAAGTCGGTCGATGCCCTGGTCATGGTGCTGCTGGGCGGCATGCAGACGCTTGCCGGCCCCATCGTGGGCGCGGGCGCCTTCACCGGGCTGCACGACAGCGTGGCCCGCGGCACGGAATACTGGCGCGCGCTGCTGGGCGGCGCCATGCTGGCGCTGGTGCTGCTGTTTCCGCAAGGAATTTCGGGGTTTGCGCAGGCGTGGCAAGCGCGGGCAGCTATGAAAAGGGGAGCGCCATGA